In the Mastomys coucha isolate ucsf_1 unplaced genomic scaffold, UCSF_Mcou_1 pScaffold18, whole genome shotgun sequence genome, one interval contains:
- the Ifnb1 gene encoding interferon beta has translation MTNRWILHAVFLLCFSTTALSINYEQLQLRQSMSIRACRKLLGQLNGKINLSYRMDFKIPMEMMHPSKMNKSYTAFAIQEMLQSIFLVFRNNFSSTGWNETIVESLLDKLHQQTEFLKTILKEKQEERLAWMTSSTTLSLKSYYWRVQRYLKDKKYNSYAWMVVRAEIFRNFSIILRFTRNLQN, from the coding sequence ATGACCAACAGGTGGATCCTCCATGCTGTGTTCCTGCTGTGCTTCTCCACCACAGCCCTCTCCATCAACTATGAGCAGCTCCAGCTCCGACAAAGCATGAGCATCCGGGCATGTCGAAAGCTCCTGGGGCAGCTGAATGGAAAGATCAACCTCAGCTACAGAATGGACTTCAAGATCCCTATGGAGATGATGCACCCATCAAAGATGAATAAGAGTTACACTGCCTTTGCCATCCAAGAGATGCTCCAGAGTATCTTCCTTGTCTTCAGAAACAATTTCTCCAGCACTGGGTGGAATGAGACTATTGTTGAAAGCCTCCTGGATAAACTCCACCAGCAGACAGAGTTCCTGAAAACAATACTAAAGGAAAAACAGGAGGAGAGACTGGCTTGGATGACATCCTCGACTACGCTATCCTTGAAGAGCTACTACTGGAGGGTGCAAAGGTACCTTAAAGACAAGAAGTACAACAGCTATGCCTGGATGGTGGTCCGAGCAGAAATCTTCAGGAACTTTTCCATCATCCTAAGATTTACTAGAAACTTGCAGAACTGA